TACACTAGAAGCGCTCAAAACTCTGTTCTAGGCCTATGACAGGCCGGCTACTCGTCGGAAGAGACGATCAAAACCGGGCACCGGCCGACAAGAGACGGCGTGTGGAGAAGTAGGAAACACTCAGTAATTCATGTACTTGAAATGTTTACGAGGGAAATGCTGTTGGGGGAGTGTATTTGAAATCAATTGACGTCTTATGGTAAATCAGATATGAATGAAAGACAAAGAAACCAAAACCCATACAAGACCGATGTCTCCCAAGATCAAATTTAGTAGCCCTCTGTCGTCGACCCTAACGTATCCGCAAAGTGCACTGAATTCTTCAATTGAGGGGGTCTTTGGGGCACACACCACTACACGAGTCAAACCCCAATGAGAAACACGAGCCGTACCTATTGTCTCATCAGTCCAGTCTACCTCGGTCTCATCCATATTCTCACTCATACTTCTTTCTCATTGAGAGACACTCGTGCAGGACTCGACCAACCGAGGCTCGGGCTGTAGAAAGCTCTCGAAttgctgaagaagaaaaaaacgtCTTCAACGGGATGGGCTGAGCTATTTGCGGGTCTCCGAAACATCCCCGAGGTCGGAGGGGCACCACTGACGGAGCTGGTGCCCCGCGGCCGATTTTTAGTGTTTGACTCATTTCTTCCAGctgagtgtgtgtgtgtgtgtgtgtgagagagagagtgagattGAGATTTTGAGTCTGAAAAGGAGTCACAAAACATCCCTCACTACGATCATCAGCAACGATCTTCAACCCCCcaccctcttccctccccccctcaaACAAAGACATTCAACATGGCTCCCGCCGCTCACGACCACATCCTGACGCTCTCGTGCCCGGACAAGTCCGGCATCGTGCACGCCGTGACGGGGGTGTTTGCGGCGCAGAAGCTCAACATCCTGGACCTCCAGCAGTTCTCGGACCCCGTCTCGGAAAAGTTCTTCATGCGCGTGCACTTTGGGCCGACCGAGTCCGAGTCGACGGAGCACCTCACGGCCCCGttcgacgccctcgccgccgagctccagCTGGACTGGTACCGCATCCGGCCCGTCGCCCGCAAGCTGCGCACCCTCATCATGGTCTCCAAGATCGGCCACTGCCTCAACGACCTGCTCTTCCGCGCCAAGTCGGGCCAGCTGCCCATCGACATCCCCCTCATCGTCTCCAACCACACCGAGTacgagggcctcgccggcaaCTACGGCATCGAGTTCCACCACCTGCCCGTCACCCGGGACACCAAGGCccagcaggaggaggagatccTGCGCCTCGTCAAGGAGAACGACATCGAgctcatcgtcctcgcccgcTACATGCAGGTCCTCTCCCCCAAGCTGTGCGAGGCCATGTCCGGCAAGATCATCAACATCCACCACTCCTTCCTGCCCTCCTTCAAGGGCGCCAAGCCCTACCACCAGGCCTACGAGCGCGGCGTCAAGATCATCGGCGCCACCGCCCActtcgtcaccgccgacctGGACGAGGGCCCCATCATCGAGCAGCGCATCTCGAGGGTCGACCACGGCATGAGCCCcaaggacctcgtcgaggagggctCCAACATCGAGAGCCaggtcctggccgccgccgtgaagTGGACCGCCGAGGGGCGTGTCTTCCTCAACAAGACCAAGACGGTCGTTTTCAACTAGACTCATCATCGTTCGCGGGCGGCATTGTAATGAAAGAAAATAAAAAGTCGGTctgcttctctctctctaacTGGTTGTCTCTGCGAATATGCCGCCTACATTGAAATGCCTTCTCATGTAAACACGTCCTGTCCCCGGATCCGTTGTTTCTTCTCACCTCTCAACTCACCCGTCCTTTCATCCCGCTGGAAGCATCTTTGATCAACGGCGTGGAGGGCGACGGAATGCGATGGTGGGCTGCTCAACTCGGCCATGATATGAACATCAGGCTTCATCGATCCATTCTCGGATTGAATCTCAAAAAGGAGTTACGATATCTTCACATCAACGTTCATACATCCTCCACTCATCTTCCTGCCTAGATGACCTGCCATCGTCTGTCGCGCTCAAAGCAATCCAGGGGCGTAATGGTCCCCTTCATCAGTTCAAGTTGTCCCGTGGAGTCGGCTGGCCGTGTCGTAGACATGTGCTGCAGTAtcaggagagagagatcgaaCGCTTGTGCAGCACTTTGCTGAACTACTTCTCTAATGGGTGCTCAG
The genomic region above belongs to Colletotrichum higginsianum IMI 349063 chromosome 2, whole genome shotgun sequence and contains:
- a CDS encoding Formyltetrahydrofolate deformylase, with translation MAPAAHDHILTLSCPDKSGIVHAVTGVFAAQKLNILDLQQFSDPVSEKFFMRVHFGPTESESTEHLTAPFDALAAELQLDWYRIRPVARKLRTLIMVSKIGHCLNDLLFRAKSGQLPIDIPLIVSNHTEYEGLAGNYGIEFHHLPVTRDTKAQQEEEILRLVKENDIELIVLARYMQVLSPKLCEAMSGKIINIHHSFLPSFKGAKPYHQAYERGVKIIGATAHFVTADLDEGPIIEQRISRVDHGMSPKDLVEEGSNIESQVLAAAVKWTAEGRVFLNKTKTVVFN